In the candidate division KSB1 bacterium genome, GTTGCAAGCATTTCGCTTCCGGAAAACGATAGAATTTGCTATTTTCGTGAAATTCTCCGGCAATATAGTGCAAGTTAATATTCCCCAATATTTTTTTGAATACCTGTACATACTTTTCACTTTCCATTGTAGCGCCGTCGATTGAATAGGAAAACGTGATAAAGGCAATACCCCCTTTTGATATCGATTTCAAAAAATCGTCAAAAGATCCGGTAAATTGGGCACTTGGGACTTCCCTGTTTTCTTTAAATCGATCGATGAATAAGCCAAGATCAAACCAGGTATTAATTTTTTCAGCTTTAAGCTTGTCAAGCATTGTGGTGGCATCCATGGCAATTTCTCTATTTTTGAATTAACCTAAGGATATGAAAGTTCAACTATCTAACTCATTCATACAGCAAAACCAACTGAATACGATTTCTACTTATGATTCAGAAAAAAGTTATATATGATAAAACAATGTCTCTAATTTTGCCCTTAAAGCATTATACGAAAAATGCATTTTACCTAAGTTATAGTTATTTTCGCCAATTTCTTTCTGCAATTTCTTGTCATGAATAATTTGATCAATTTCAGCTACAGCCTTGTCAGTGAGCTTACCGTCTTCGATCATAACAATTTCAAATCCTTTGCTGCCGATATCTTGCCAGAAAACTGGCTTGTAATTATTGACAAATACTGGAGTTTTGGCAAGAGCCGCCTCGACAAAGGCATTTCCAAAACCTTCATAGGTGCTGAAATAGGTACAGGCAGTCGCATGCGCATATGCATCTGAGAGGGAGTACACTTTTTCGCCCTGCAGGTTTTTGCCTCTATCATTCAAGATGCGGTGTGAAGCAAAGATGATACGTTCGTTCAATTTCTGTTCATCTATCATTGCAATTAATTCTTTGTAATAGCCCTTACGATCATCATCAGCTGCGCTACCCGTAATCACTAGTTTAATCCTTTTGTCATCCAGTTTTTTGATCAATTCTATTGCTGTCTCAATACCCTTCCTTTTCACAATCCTGGTAATTTGAAACAATAGGATATCGTCCTTTTTCAAACCCAAATTTTCAGGAAGGTCATCGTTATAGTCATCTTTTTCACCATAGGATAAATCGAAATCCATGACATTAGGCACGAATAATGATTCGATATTAAATTCTTTTTTAAGATAATCCTTACTGTAGGTATTGATTACCGCATGTCGGACATGTTTTATCTGAATGGGAAATGTCTCGGTTATTATTTCCTGAACCTCCTCAAAAGGAGTGGAATAGCGCGTTCCTCTCTCCCAATGAAAATCGTGATCATGACAAATCATTTTGATACCTGTATGTTCTACCAACTTTTTAATCGCCATACCCATCGACAAATGTGCTGGCAATGCCGAAGCATTCTCAGAGATGATCACATCTATATGGTTCTTCATAACCCACTTGAACATCTGGATAGCCAGATCGTCGGATGCCAATTTCAAATGTAAAAGCAATTCAGAGGGTTCATCCTGCGGAAAGAAGAAAGTTCGATTTTGTTCCCATTCGCAATTTGGAGAAAAAAAGGAAAGACTCGGAATCAACATCTTGTGGTCTGGAGTAACGATCGATTTTCTAAATCGTCCGGAGAGGATAAAGACTTCATGCCCCATTTGATGCAAAATCTTGATCCACTTCTCGGTCTCCAATGCAACACCGTCCACATCTCCGATTCTTCCAATAATAATTCCAACTTTCATACCGAACTCCTATGAAATTGTAAGTCAAGTGTTGATTCTTAAAAATGGTGGTTAAAACTACTATTCGTATTTATGCTAATTCATTATACAAATAATTTGTGCTTTGATGCAATACTTAACCGGGAAAAGCAAGATGGAAGGATATTCGTTTTGGCTTAGATGTGGTAGAACAAAGCCTCAAGTCTCTCCCTTAATACATGATATGAAAAGTTGGTTTGGCCTAAAAGATAATTGTAGTCTGCCATTTCTTTTTGCAGTTTTTTATCGTAAAGAACTTTCTCCATTTCAGATATTGTTTTATCTGTTAACTTGGAATCTTCAATCATTACTGTCTTGAAACCTTTATTGCCAATGTCTTCCCAATAAACCGGTTTGTAGTTGTTTACAAAAATGGGTTTTTTAGCCAGTAAGACTTCTACAAATGTATTGCCAAATCCTTCGTAAGTACTGAAGTAGGTACATGCAGTTGCGTGGGCATAAGCATCGGAAAGTGAATAGACCTTTTCTCCATTTCTGCCCTGTGATCTATCGTTGCGAATCTTATGGTCTGCAAAAATAACTTTGCCATTTAACTTCTTGTCATTTATCGTTTCTATTAATTCTTTATAATAGCCTTTGCGATCGTCGTCGGCAGCACTTCCAGTTATAACTAACTTGATTTTTTTATTGTCCAACTTTTCAACAAGCTCAAGAGCTGTTTCTATCCCTTTTCTCCTTAAGATCCGGGTTACTTGGAATAAAGGAATATCATCTTTTTCTAAATTCAAGGCCTGCAATAAGTCCTTATTGTATTCATCCTTTACACCGTATGGTTGGTCAAAGTCCATGACATTGGGTACAAGCACTGAATCGATATTGTAGTTCTTTCTGAGATATTCTTTGCTGTAGGTATTGATCACCGCGTGCCGGGCATGTGGGATCTGCGGGGGAAAGGTTTCTTCGACGATCTTCTGCACTTCTGGGAATGGCGTGAAATAGCGTGTGCCTCTTTCCCAATGAAAGTCATGGTCGTGGCAAATGATATTGATGCCAGTATTCTCAACCAGTTTCTTAATGCCCATGCCCATAGATAAATGAGCAGGCAGTGCTGAGGCATTTTCGGATATAATCACATCCAGGTTATTTTTCATGACCCATTTGAACATCTGAATGGCAAGATCATCGGAAGCCACATGTAAGTGACTCAATAATTCAGATGGTTCATCGGGGGGGAAAAAGAAAGCTCTGTTCTGTTCCCATTCACAATTGGGCGAGAAGAAAGACAAACTTGGAAGCACAGTTGTATGTTCGTTCTCAACAACTTTTTTTGTAATGCGACCACACAGGATAAATATCTCATGCCCCATTTTCTGTAAAATATGAATCCATTTTTCTGTTTCCAGGGCAACGCCGTCAACATCACCTATTCTACCAATAATAATTCCAACCTTCATAACCCTGTCACTTTCCTTTACACATCCACTTAGTTGTTTTTTTGTCGATTAAATAAAACTTAATTGCTGCCTAAAAATTTATCGACAACTTTCTAGATACGCTTGATTCAAACCAATCAACATTTAAACGAACAAAAAGGGTTCTGATACAAAAATGGTAAATTAAGAACCAATTCTACTAAAAGCAAATAAAAATAATTAGGATTTGAAGAGCAGAACAAATGAATCAAAATGGGCTTTTTCGACTTATTGTAAGCCACCCAGTTTGATTTTTTCAATTAGGGAGAAATAGTTAAGACAGTCAAGCAAAGGAAGCTAGATCCCACCCCGTTTGGAAATTGCTTATATATTCATATTTACAAAAATTGCATCGTTTACGGTTTTCTAAACTGACTAATCCGTCCTTTCAAACTGAACCACGATATGTAATTGTCTTTCAATGTCTTTTTCAGAAACCGATTTCTTAAAAAACTAATTATCGGAATATACACTGCAATGATTAGAAATTTTGAAATATTGTAGTCAAAAAAATTAAAACCAATATATTTTTC is a window encoding:
- a CDS encoding glycosyltransferase family 4 protein — translated: MKVGIIIGRIGDVDGVALETEKWIHILQKMGHEIFILCGRITKKVVENEHTTVLPSLSFFSPNCEWEQNRAFFFPPDEPSELLSHLHVASDDLAIQMFKWVMKNNLDVIISENASALPAHLSMGMGIKKLVENTGINIICHDHDFHWERGTRYFTPFPEVQKIVEETFPPQIPHARHAVINTYSKEYLRKNYNIDSVLVPNVMDFDQPYGVKDEYNKDLLQALNLEKDDIPLFQVTRILRRKGIETALELVEKLDNKKIKLVITGSAADDDRKGYYKELIETINDKKLNGKVIFADHKIRNDRSQGRNGEKVYSLSDAYAHATACTYFSTYEGFGNTFVEVLLAKKPIFVNNYKPVYWEDIGNKGFKTVMIEDSKLTDKTISEMEKVLYDKKLQKEMADYNYLLGQTNFSYHVLRERLEALFYHI
- a CDS encoding glycosyltransferase family 4 protein, yielding MKVGIIIGRIGDVDGVALETEKWIKILHQMGHEVFILSGRFRKSIVTPDHKMLIPSLSFFSPNCEWEQNRTFFFPQDEPSELLLHLKLASDDLAIQMFKWVMKNHIDVIISENASALPAHLSMGMAIKKLVEHTGIKMICHDHDFHWERGTRYSTPFEEVQEIITETFPIQIKHVRHAVINTYSKDYLKKEFNIESLFVPNVMDFDLSYGEKDDYNDDLPENLGLKKDDILLFQITRIVKRKGIETAIELIKKLDDKRIKLVITGSAADDDRKGYYKELIAMIDEQKLNERIIFASHRILNDRGKNLQGEKVYSLSDAYAHATACTYFSTYEGFGNAFVEAALAKTPVFVNNYKPVFWQDIGSKGFEIVMIEDGKLTDKAVAEIDQIIHDKKLQKEIGENNYNLGKMHFSYNALRAKLETLFYHI